ATCGTGTCAATGGGGAAATGGTACAGGAGCGCCGGCGGATCAATCGTGAGGTGGACGGACACGCGGCTAAAACCCTCCCGAAGCTCAAAGGTATGCGTCTGCTGCTGCCCCGCGGCTTCCAGGTAGCGATCATCGCGAAGCCCTAGAGTGAATTCGATCCCGATCGCCGCAACATTCAGCCGCTCCACCGCGTACCCGCAGTCAACGCCGCGGTCAGAGAGCGCAATCGTCTTGCGGATGCTCCCCCCCTCGTGCGACCGGACGAGGGCCAGGGCCGGAGAGCGCTTGGCCCGCGCCGGCGCGCGCTGAAACGCCCCGCCCGCCCACAACTGCTGCTCCGCCCAGGCAGAGCGCTGCACCTCGGCCAGCGAGGGCACGCGCTGCAGCCCATAATCAACAAACCCGCTGCGCCGGTGATCATCATAGGTGATGCGCGCCTCAAGATCGGCGTCTTTGGCGCGCAAGAGATCGTGAATGCTCGCCGGGCTCGCGGCGGCCGCGACGGCTTGCGGATGCTTCGCCGTGAGTTGCCGGTGATACAGCTCCGGACGCCGGGTCAGCGTGTCGAGCAGATTGATCCGCGGGCCGAACACGCTCCATTCGGTGATCGTCCCGCCATCGGCCGGATCCACGACGGCCGACATGGTCTTCGCCGTCAGGATGGTCTCCTCCTGGCCGTCGCCATCCGCATCCTCGTCAGACGAGGAGGGTCTGGCCCCGTCGCTGCGGCGCAGCAAATCCTCCGCGGCAATGAGATGGCGATACACGGCCCGGCGAAGATGCGACAGATACAAGCCCCCGAAGACCCCGTGCCAATAGGCGCAGTTGCACTGGCCGGCGTACAACTCCTCACGTGCCTGATTGAGTAATTTCGAATTTCGAATTGCGAATTGCGAATTGCTCTTTTTCTTCGACTTATTCGACATTCGACATTCGTCATTCGACGTTGTCTGGAGTTGGCGGCTCACCCGCAGCATCTTCTGCTGCATCGCATTGGCTTCGGGATATTTCGTGAAAAAATTCCGAAAATTGCCGCCGGACCACTCCAGCATTTCCTCATAGCTGCCGCACGGCAAATAGACGCGCCCGCTCGGCGGTGTGTGCGCGAGATAGTCCTGGAACGTCGCCGTCTTGAGCCACGCCTGTTCCTGCTCTAAGACGCTGAAGAAGCGCTCGAGCCATCCTTCCTCATACACCCACTGGTGCGTCTTCGGCCACAAACCGAACTTTTCCCCGTCATCCGCAAACGTGATCGCCGCTGGCCGCTCGCGCGGAAGACCCCGCAGAAAATCCACCGTGGTCTCCACGGGCTTAAACGGCAGCCAATACCGCAACCGCTTCGAGGCGGGAAAGACCGTGACGACCGCTCCGCCGTATTCGGTGGCATACGCGCCCAGCACATCCCATCCGCCCTCATCGTGGATCTGCAGCGCGCGCGGCAGAAACGGCTGTGCCGGCAGAAATTGATTCGTGTCGACCATCGTATAGCGAACACCTGCCGCTGCGAGTGTTGCCGGCAGCTCCGGCTCCCAGACGCGCTCGGTCAGCCACAACCCTGCGGCGTCTGGCTGACCTAAACCGGCAAGCGCGGCGCGCATCTTGGCCAGCTGTCCTTGCCGGTCGGCCTCGGGAATCAGCGGGAGGATCGGCTCGTAGTAGCCGGAGACCAGCAATTCCACCTGGCCGCGGCGGACCAGCGAGGACACCCGGGTCAAAAATTCCGGGTGGTGCTCCCGCAGCCAGTCCAGCAGGCAGCCGCTGTAGTGGAGGGCCAAGCGCACGCGGGGATGTCGAGCCAGCACGCGAAGGAACGGGTCATACGATTTCTGGTAGGCCTCTTCAAAGACGAACCCAAAGTTGCCGACCGGCTGATGGCAATGAATCGCCATCAGCAGCGTGACAGGCGTTTGGCTCATGGCAGCGGCATGGGGGCTGCCGTCGCCTCATCAACCGGCTGGCCGGGCGGCGGCTCAGGCGACGCCATCGGAGCGCCGATCGACAGGGCAGGCCTCGGCGGCGCCGGCGGCCGATGGCGAGCGCCAGTGACCAGCTGTATCACGACCTTCGCCACTTTGTCGGGATCGTGCCGCACGTAGTTTTCGGTGTTGATGATATTGCCGGAGACCACCTGATAGCCCATTTCGCGAATTCGCCTGATATCCGCCTCCACCGGAAACGCGTCTTCCTCGCGGTATTTCTCCAGCAGCAGCGGCGGCACCGGCTCGGTGTTCACGAGACACACGTGGAGCAGGCCGGGGTTGGTATGCGTGATGAGGGCGCGCACATGATCGCTGGCCTTAAAGCCCGAGGTCTCGCGCGATTGCGTCATCACATTGCAGATATACGCCTTCAGCGCCTTGGATTGCACGATCGCATCCACCATGTGCTCAACGAGCAGGTTCGGAATGATGCTCGTAAACAAGGAGCCGGGCCCCAAGATGATCACCTGCGCGTCA
This region of Candidatus Omnitrophota bacterium genomic DNA includes:
- a CDS encoding DUF1926 domain-containing protein, which gives rise to MSQTPVTLLMAIHCHQPVGNFGFVFEEAYQKSYDPFLRVLARHPRVRLALHYSGCLLDWLREHHPEFLTRVSSLVRRGQVELLVSGYYEPILPLIPEADRQGQLAKMRAALAGLGQPDAAGLWLTERVWEPELPATLAAAGVRYTMVDTNQFLPAQPFLPRALQIHDEGGWDVLGAYATEYGGAVVTVFPASKRLRYWLPFKPVETTVDFLRGLPRERPAAITFADDGEKFGLWPKTHQWVYEEGWLERFFSVLEQEQAWLKTATFQDYLAHTPPSGRVYLPCGSYEEMLEWSGGNFRNFFTKYPEANAMQQKMLRVSRQLQTTSNDECRMSNKSKKKSNSQFAIRNSKLLNQAREELYAGQCNCAYWHGVFGGLYLSHLRRAVYRHLIAAEDLLRRSDGARPSSSDEDADGDGQEETILTAKTMSAVVDPADGGTITEWSVFGPRINLLDTLTRRPELYHRQLTAKHPQAVAAAASPASIHDLLRAKDADLEARITYDDHRRSGFVDYGLQRVPSLAEVQRSAWAEQQLWAGGAFQRAPARAKRSPALALVRSHEGGSIRKTIALSDRGVDCGYAVERLNVAAIGIEFTLGLRDDRYLEAAGQQQTHTFELREGFSRVSVHLTIDPPALLYHFPIDTISESEEGLERTYQGLCVICFWTLEHARAPKGLVDWQCRLRWSIGTG
- a CDS encoding YvcK family protein, which codes for MTKGPKVVVIGGGTGLSTLLHGLKHYTTNITAIVTVADDGGSSGRLRKEFDMIPPGDIRNCLVALADTEPLMQQLFQYRFAEDSALKGHNFGNLFLTAMTKITGDFERAIQASSKVLAIRGRVVPSTNAKVRLVAEHEDGTVTQGETNISHATVPIRRIYLEPAGCRPSTEALQAIHDAQVIILGPGSLFTSIIPNLLVEHMVDAIVQSKALKAYICNVMTQSRETSGFKASDHVRALITHTNPGLLHVCLVNTEPVPPLLLEKYREEDAFPVEADIRRIREMGYQVVSGNIINTENYVRHDPDKVAKVVIQLVTGARHRPPAPPRPALSIGAPMASPEPPPGQPVDEATAAPMPLP